tatAAATTTGTTATTTGACCACAACGATTAAAAGCTTAGTCATTGCTGATTGTTTACTCTGACCATGAAAGATAGTATTATATACATGTATCTCTAGAGTCTAGCCTGTGGTAATAACCATTACAGATGAAGTGTGTTAAATTAAataaggggccgtgaccacttaatCAATTTTAGATTAAAAATTATTCACTTACtctactaagagtttttttaactccatttacctaatctaacagtgtttgacagtattgccctcatactctctctctctcttcgtgcCATGGCTACTCCGACGCCCCACCTCCGGCTTCGGGCCAACAGCTCCACCAAGTCAACACCGCCAGGTCCCCCAAGCTAGCCCCAAGATCAGAGCACTGCATCCGGATTCGAATTGAACCTCCGAGCGTCGCCGTCACCAGAaacagactctctctctctctctctcaaaccagACTCTCTCTGCCATGGCTGCTCCGGCACCCCACCTTTGGCTTCGGGCCAACAACTCGATAAATCCACCTCCAGCGTCGCCGTCATCCAAACCACAGATCCAACGATCCAAGGCCCATTGCAACAACTCAGCCCCAACGCCGATCCGACTCCGCTCCAACGTCGCCGTCACCCTAAAACACGCCCCGACCACTCCTGCATCGGCCTCACACTCCGGTGGGTGCCCagggaattttgttttttttttttttttggtatcctgatatttttttatatattttttttgtatatgtaatgtattcattttggtcacttaagggcaataatatgattattggggcaataCTATGATTATTAGGATGCAATAATATgcgtattggggggcaataatataattactggggggcaataatatgatcaattgtgcctgtagtgtactcattttggttttggaagtttatacaattcattggacaacaataatatgattattggaggcaataatatgatttttgggaggcaataatatgagtattggggggcaataatatgattactggggtcAATAATAtggctactgggtattattaggagCAATAAATTTAGACTATGGAATCCCGACTGTAGTTCGGTAGCTGGATTCAAGAGTTCAATGACCGGTTGCCGGATTCTGGTCATCGATTGTCGGATTTCGGTCGCCGGTCGCTGGATTCCCATCACTGGAGTCaacggccggccactggtcaccgaagtccggcaaggtggaggatgacttctccctctaagtaagaaagaaggagaaggcaaaaaagtcccaaaaataaataaaaaagaataaaaaagaattaattgggtattagggaaataatctcttagagtgttttgggtaaacatggttaaaaaactgttagtggagcaagtgagcaatttttaagctgaaattgggtaaatgagcattCCCCTAAATAAAACTTAGGTCCAACCTAAACAAATTAAGTATAGACAAATATATGAAAGACCTAAACAGAGTATaaaaaaagagataaatgaGGTGTTTAATCCTAGTTGCGGGCACCAATAACCCTATTTGCCCAGTCAACGATTGCCTAATCATAGGCTCCAGCCACACTCACTtacttctagttttttttttttgaatagaaattgATACCATTAGAATCAATAGCCATGAAAAGGCCAGAGTCTATAAACCCTCAAATAAGAACCTCGGTAAGTAACAACCGGTACAACCTATCTGAGAAAATGCAAACAATTAAAGTTCTAAAAGCGCACGCTTGATGCAAGCCTATACAAGAAAGGATTACCTCATCTTCtaaggaaaggaaatcattcaactagtccCTAcctgccaatcacgcaattgtggtacaatcAAGTAACTAGAAACGTCTCAGAAAACTTATAGAAGCTCTCCCAACCTACACAGGCTTGAAACCCTAGGCAATGAAGATCTATGCCACAACTAGCTCCTTTCCTTTCAGATTAGAGCTTGCAGTAACAGCTGCACCATTCAGGTTAGACAACAGACTTTTCTTAGCAGACTTCTGCTTCCCAACACCATCTACCTTCAAGTCATTCATCTTTGCTGCGGTACCAGATGAGATTTTATTTTTGCTTCCCACCGGcctccctctcttcttcttcaccatgcCTTGAACATTCTGTGGCAGTGAGACCAGCCCCATATCAGCAGGCTCCAGATTTTTTTTACCAACTACCAAACTCAATTTGAGTTTCTTTGGAGATATGGTGATTTCAGCCTCAACCCTAGAACGACGCTTGCCTGTTAATGATTCCACCCTACCATCAGACTCATCTATCTCTCTAATGCTTACCTTAAGACGTGGTTTTTGCACCAAATATGTAGGATTGCACAGGAGTTGCTCCGGGATCATCCTATGGAGTTGAGTCTTGGAGATCAAACTGTGCCCATTGAAAGAAACCCTAGGATTGAATGCAGCTTCATGGCTGCAACCTTCAGAACCCAACCCCGTAGTCAAGCCGCCGATCCTGAACTACATGGCATTACCCTGCGCCACCGACGGCGACCCTAATACCGTGCGCTCTGCAGCATCATCTTCTTCGTTCAACGGCGGCCCAGAGCACGGCAGTCCAACATGGGTGATCAACCCACACACTCCACACCTCCCAAACAACTTATCATACCTGAAATTGCATAGAAACTCCACCGTTTCCTCCACCCAATACCAACGTTGAAAGGACAATGGCCTGATCAGAGGAATCTCAACCCTAATTCGGTACTTGCCAACCTTCTTCCCCTACTTATCAATCTCCTGAAAGTCTCCCAACGTATATCCGATCATCGTCATCACCCTTTCTGATCTAAATGCAGGTGGAATACCCTGCAGCATGATCCAATAGGAGGATTTCACCAATGGCACCTTCTCAATTGGCATAACCCCATCATACTCAGCAAAAGCCACAGGAGCACGGTTAAAACCCCATGGTGCACcactccaaaccctagctcggTCTGTAGGATCTGAAAAAGTGAACAAAACCCTACCTCCTTCAGCTTCTTCAACTTGCAGCGTCCCATTGACCCTCCAGGCAGATCGAAACATACCTAGGAAGGAACGGACCTTGAACTCCCTAGCAATGAGGAGTTTTCCCACCATAAAAACTTCAGATTGTCGCAAGCCCTTGCCTTGCGATGGACGGAGATCTACCTTCTTCTTTCCCTCTGCAAGTGCAAGAGAGGAGGCGAGTCGGGCAGCCATGGCATCAACGGAACTCATGATGAGGCAGTTGAAACTTGAACAGAACgtgaaaaccctaaccctagagagatagagagagagcggcgttctttttttcttttttttcaaaaccTGTTCACTTACCTCTAGTTGCTGCCTCCATTCACTGATAAATTCTTCTCTTAACGTTGTCTAATAAACAAAATCGGCTAATAACAACTCGTTATGTATAGCCGTTTTTAACAGAatgtttttatcttttttatgTGCAAAGGAAGttgtaataaatatgttattCATTAGCCTTCGTGTCAACTTTAGTTTGGAGGTAATGGTTCGAGATTTTTTCCCAATTACGCTGTGAATTTCATTGTTGGTTTGTCTGTTTTTCTTTTAGTGtttcattttgatttgattctcaTTTCTAATTGTTCCGCCCATTTATGAGGCAAGCTTTAAGCTTTTCAATAATCTATGATCTTAGTCAGAGTGTGGTTGGCGCTAAGGTTGTTGTGATCAACCAATAAGTGTTTACTTACCCCAAAACAAAAACTCAAGTATACGTTTCTTTTGAGGGAGTGATTTATACAAAAAACTCAACCAAATAAGTGTTTATAGAAAAAGAACTATAGTGGGTGTAAAAAATTAATGAGTTGTTattacttttctttttaattatagtGCAGTGATTTAGAAAACTTAAGAGAACACCTACGTAGTGTTATGAAATGTGGAATAagaagtaaaagaaaagaaaagcaaattgTTATTATTTCAGCTCATTTTTTACACTGACTATAGTTCTTTTTCTAGGTAGAagagttttaaattttttttttaatcaaaagagTTTTAAAACTTAAATACACCATTGGATGTGCAAAACTCTCTAAAAACAGTGATGATTCCAATTAAATGATCATACATACCAAATTAGGAGCCTTTTTATAGGGATATGATAATAATAGTTGGTATTTGAACTCTTATTCAATAACTTTAACGCAGATTGTGTagcatatacattttttttttttgggttacaaaAATGGTGATCGGATGAGTTACCACTCCGGTGCTGAGAGCAACTTGGGTATGACCCCTCCCCAAGGGATATTTTTCACAAGCTGAGATTCGAACCAGAGACCTATTATCAGGAGAAGCTCTGCAGCATCCGCCTAACTTGCAGCCTAGCATGCTTCCACTAGACCAACCCCATTAGGTTCTATTTCTTATttaactacaaaaaaaaattattggataCTTTCATTATTTCCAAAATTGATATACATGTGGAGGTCAATTATATATCGTGGTCCCGTGAACAATGGCTCACAAgtgaaatcaatcaaattattcttataaaaagaaatatgtatttttaattatttgacCAAAATAGTTTATGTCTATAATTAATTTGATAAGATAATGTATCATATTAttctaaacttttttttttatataaaaaagaGAGGATGTCAGTCATGTGTCTGAATCACTGATGTTTGTTTTTACATGCTCTGATTCTGAtttatgtgaaaatatgatcgacaTTATACACATCCCACCTCtgcttctctccttctctccttcCTTGTCTGTGCAAGTAGACTGTAAACTCTAAATTCTAAATTGACTATATATCATTGAAAACGTGTATATAAGTTGGTTAACTAACCAAGCTGTGTCCTAGGCTACACAGCTTGAGCTTCCAATATATATAACAGTTGCCTAAACGAAGGTTCGTGCTTTTTAGTTTCAAGAGTTACTTGTTGTAATCCGATCTCAGAAATTCGAAACTAaaggtagaagaagaagatgcctTGCCTTTACCTCTCCACCAACGTGAACCTAGATGGAGTTGACATTAATCCTATCTTCTCCGAAGCTACGAAAGCCATCTCTGCCATTACCGGAAAGCCCGAAAGCGTAagctagctctctctctctctcctctctctctctctctctctctctctctctctctctctctcacacacacacacacacacacacacacacacactttaaGCTCGATCTTTTTAAGTTTCATGTTGTATGGTGTTGGTATTAATCCAAAAACAACATGATTTTCTGGCCAAATTTAGCTAATTAGAGGCTTAGCTTTTAATCCCAAAAATAGGTTGACTTGCCTCAGTAACACAAGTAGTTGTTGATGTTGTTCTATCCGCACTAAATTGTCCATTTGTTTATATTGCTTTTGCTGCTTTGCAGAAATATAGCCGCCATAGAATTCTGGGAAAATTTCACTTTTTtcctgtctttttttttctgcGTTTTGCTTTCTTCAACCAAAGTCTGCTTTGATTTTCTTGCCTTGCCTTTCTTCGTTCCAGTAAATTTGGACCACCATATATTTCTTAACCTAATTTGTTCGAATAGTATCCGGTCGATAATATATAACTAAATGAGAAGGACCGGTTTTCTCATATCAATCAAGGTCTTAGTTCTTAACCATGTAAGATTggaacttcttcttcattcatttGCACATGGCTGTACTCGGGGACCCATTCCTCTATGGCACCACATTAAAAGGTCAACTGTAGATGAGGCTGGTCATGTGCAAATCTGAATTAGAATAAGAGGAGTTGGGATATGGTTGGCATGGCTAAATCTTTTGTAGGCTACGGTACGTGGTTctcggtcttcttcttctccttctttgccgCGCGCCACTAGAACCCCGGCCATAATTTAAGGTGGGGTTTAGCTCTGCTCTTGCTCGGAGCTATTTGTTGCGGTGATGGCAGattcatcaattttttcttgACGTGTTACAAAGAAGTCCGCACCTTAACTTGTTTTTGCTGGCCTAGTTTTCTTTCATTTATCATGCAATTTGTCGAACACCTTGCATTTTTCTCTGTTAAGAAACTCTCTTTGTTTAAATAGTTTTACCAATTAAGCTTATAGGCAGTAAACTAGTGCATGTTTGTTTAATTGATTGACGATAGTTGCTTAAACTAATGCATTCAAAAACTTTCAAGTGATCATGTGCTTTTTAAGTAGAGTGTTTTGTTAAAATTAGAGCATAAATTCTTTTAAAAGTTTAAATTCTTACAATAATTTACACTTTTAAAGAATTTATCTAGAAACATCTAAAGTATCTCAAAATGTAATTCACCTAATATATATTATTGTTTTATAAATCATTAAACACTCAATTATGTGAGCCtaatctgttttttttatttgaaagctATTTTGTCCCTTGTCGAGAGTCTGGAGTGGAGACTAATGCCTTATTAAACACTAGTTTCAAGTACCACTTGATGAGTTAAAGACACTATAGTAATGGAACATCACCTTCCCACTTAATATTGTTGAGTGCTTTAATCCCAAAGTTGGTGCCAACCCATTTCACATTTGTGCCTAGTTGACTCCCACACACTTAATTAATCATCTAATTTCATGTTTGAGACTTAACTAATTACGTCGTGCGATGCAGCATGTGATGGTGTTACTCAAGGGATCAGTTCCCATATCATTTGGTGCGAGCACTAGCGAACCGGCGGCGTACGGTGAGTTGGTGGCTTTGGGCGGCATTACGAAGGCGGTGAAGCGGGAGCTGATCGCTACGCTCGGCATAATTCTGCAGAACTCGAAGCTTGGCATCCCCCGGACTCGTTTTTTCCTTAAAGTTGTTGATGTAAGTACTCCTATGGGATCCAAACTGTGATGTAAATCGCTGTTGTAAGAGATCGGTTTAGTACAATGGCTAATATTTCCCTCATTTGTTGGCCAAAGAAATAAAAGGTGGCTTAGCATTTTATCCTTGGCTTCAAACTTGTGGTACAAAATTCCACGAATAATTAGAATACGAAACCAATGACACAAAAGTTGAATCAATAATTCACAATGGTCCCAATTCTAGTTAAAGATTGTGACTAATCGTTCGATCGTTTGCTCTAAGATTGCCAGTT
Above is a genomic segment from Rosa chinensis cultivar Old Blush chromosome 3, RchiOBHm-V2, whole genome shotgun sequence containing:
- the LOC112191523 gene encoding macrophage migration inhibitory factor homolog; protein product: MPCLYLSTNVNLDGVDINPIFSEATKAISAITGKPESHVMVLLKGSVPISFGASTSEPAAYGELVALGGITKAVKRELIATLGIILQNSKLGIPRTRFFLKVVDVSTPMGSKL